One genomic region from Cellulomonas hominis encodes:
- a CDS encoding TraR/DksA family transcriptional regulator: MTSGFEAEEVAAVLHERRREALERLAGTGAEREAVVQAARESVTDDEHDPEGSTIAYERRMLDALTHDMRERVQDVDAALDRLARGTYGTCTRCHRAIPAERLRALPTARTCVACAGR, translated from the coding sequence ATGACGAGCGGCTTCGAGGCGGAGGAGGTCGCGGCGGTGCTGCACGAGCGCCGGCGCGAGGCCCTCGAGCGGCTCGCCGGCACGGGCGCCGAGCGGGAGGCCGTCGTCCAGGCGGCCCGCGAGTCCGTCACCGACGACGAGCACGACCCCGAGGGCTCGACCATCGCGTACGAGCGCCGGATGCTCGACGCGCTGACGCACGACATGCGCGAGCGGGTGCAGGACGTCGACGCGGCGCTGGACCGGCTGGCCCGCGGGACGTACGGCACGTGCACCCGGTGCCACCGCGCGATCCCGGCCGAGCGACTGCGGGCGCTGCCCACCGCGCGCACGTGCGTGGCCTGCGCCGGCCGCTGA
- a CDS encoding SHOCT domain-containing protein produces MSTPVTDPPTLPGTRRRTLVHLLLVAGLGALAWWLLRLGAHDATLVRWECAAGTCATDDFAGAGYPLGGMVLAGTGAALYNLARGATPGLVVALGAGALRSGWTGAVADGLNTPEAVRWRVLVVTVLLVAGLLWAVVGGLRSARRSGLTARVAGLTGTWARVRDYEDVGGTRCRATVHFADAAGVRHAVRTEVPREAFKQTPRAYYDPLRPDDPERLRVVVPALPPTAAGRRAREAAVRLALPLPDDDAPDGRPAGERASAPGPDTGPGESVVDELERLHALHAAGALTPQEYARAKSRVLDPRSR; encoded by the coding sequence GTGAGCACTCCCGTGACCGATCCGCCGACCCTGCCCGGGACGCGCCGGCGCACCCTCGTCCACCTGCTGCTCGTCGCCGGCCTCGGGGCGCTCGCGTGGTGGCTGCTGCGGCTCGGCGCCCACGACGCGACGCTGGTCCGCTGGGAGTGCGCGGCGGGGACGTGCGCGACGGACGACTTCGCGGGCGCCGGCTACCCCCTGGGCGGGATGGTCCTGGCCGGGACCGGGGCCGCGCTGTACAACCTCGCCCGCGGCGCCACGCCGGGCCTCGTGGTCGCGCTCGGCGCGGGCGCGCTGCGCAGCGGCTGGACGGGGGCCGTCGCCGACGGGCTGAACACCCCGGAGGCGGTCCGGTGGCGGGTGCTGGTCGTGACGGTCCTGCTGGTCGCCGGGCTGCTGTGGGCGGTCGTGGGCGGGCTGCGCAGCGCGCGGCGGTCCGGGCTGACGGCGCGCGTGGCGGGCCTGACCGGGACCTGGGCGCGCGTGCGGGACTACGAGGACGTCGGCGGCACGCGGTGCCGGGCGACCGTGCACTTCGCGGACGCGGCCGGCGTCCGGCACGCCGTGCGGACCGAGGTGCCGCGCGAGGCGTTCAAGCAGACCCCGCGGGCGTACTACGACCCGCTCCGGCCCGACGACCCGGAGCGGCTGCGCGTGGTCGTGCCGGCGCTCCCGCCGACCGCCGCCGGGCGCCGGGCCCGGGAGGCCGCGGTGCGGCTGGCGCTGCCGCTGCCGGACGACGACGCCCCCGACGGCCGCCCGGCGGGGGAGCGCGCGTCCGCCCCCGGGCCGGACACGGGCCCGGGCGAGTCGGTCGTCGACGAGCTGGAGCGCCTGCACGCCCTGCACGCCGCGGGCGCGCTGACCCCGCAGGAGTACGCGCGCGCCAAGTCCCGGGTCCTCGACCCGCGCTCCCGGTGA
- a CDS encoding pyridoxal phosphate-dependent aminotransferase produces the protein MPAIAAHARTVPASGIRRITELAWSLPGTVVLSVGEPDLPTAPHVLAAAQDALARDDTRYTPNGGIAPLRDAVAAWLDPEHALPVRRDNVWVTAGGAQALHLALSLTVGAGDGVLVPDPGYPPFTMATQLLQAEAQPYVLRPEDGFLPDPAAVEAAITDRTRVLLLNSPSNPLGTSLPADLVAELVDLARRHDLWVLSDECYAAFTYDAPHVPAARFDADGRVLTLHTFSKTHAMTGFRVGLLVVPDVLAPLMPTVQEAIVSCVNSPAQHAALAALTGPQDAVDHARRTYRAHRDLATAVLDERGIPWLPAAGGIYLWADVSHASGGDVAAWAEDLVRSQGVAVAPGSAFGPAGEGWVRISLTASAADLCAGLTRLPARTAAPAPAR, from the coding sequence ATGCCCGCGATCGCCGCCCACGCCCGCACCGTCCCGGCCTCCGGGATCCGCCGGATCACCGAGCTCGCGTGGTCGCTGCCGGGGACCGTCGTGCTGAGCGTGGGCGAGCCCGACCTGCCCACGGCGCCGCACGTGCTCGCCGCCGCGCAGGACGCCCTGGCCCGCGACGACACCCGGTACACCCCGAACGGCGGCATCGCCCCGCTGCGGGACGCGGTCGCCGCGTGGCTGGACCCGGAGCACGCGCTGCCCGTGCGCCGGGACAACGTGTGGGTGACGGCGGGCGGGGCGCAGGCCCTGCACCTGGCGCTGAGCCTGACGGTCGGCGCGGGCGACGGCGTCCTGGTGCCGGACCCGGGGTACCCGCCGTTCACGATGGCGACGCAGCTGCTCCAGGCCGAGGCCCAGCCGTACGTGCTGCGGCCGGAGGACGGCTTCCTGCCGGACCCGGCGGCGGTCGAGGCGGCGATCACCGACCGGACGCGGGTGCTGCTGCTCAACTCGCCGTCGAACCCCCTCGGCACGAGCCTGCCGGCGGACCTGGTCGCGGAGCTGGTGGACCTGGCCCGGCGGCACGACCTGTGGGTGCTGTCCGACGAGTGCTACGCCGCGTTCACCTACGACGCGCCGCACGTCCCCGCCGCGCGGTTCGACGCCGACGGCCGGGTGCTGACCCTGCACACCTTCTCGAAGACGCACGCGATGACGGGCTTCCGGGTCGGGCTGCTCGTGGTGCCGGACGTGCTCGCGCCGCTGATGCCGACGGTGCAGGAGGCGATCGTGTCCTGCGTGAACAGCCCGGCGCAGCACGCGGCCCTCGCGGCGCTGACCGGACCGCAGGACGCGGTCGACCACGCCCGCCGGACGTACCGCGCGCACCGGGACCTGGCCACCGCGGTCCTCGACGAGCGCGGCATCCCGTGGCTGCCCGCGGCGGGCGGCATCTACCTGTGGGCGGACGTGTCGCACGCGTCCGGCGGGGACGTCGCGGCGTGGGCCGAGGACCTCGTGCGGTCGCAGGGCGTCGCCGTCGCGCCGGGCTCGGCGTTCGGGCCGGCGGGCGAGGGCTGGGTCCGCATCTCGCTCACGGCGAGCGCCGCCGACCTGTGCGCGGGGCTGACCCGGCTCCCGGCGCGGACCGCCGCTCCCGCGCCCGCCCGCTGA
- a CDS encoding O-acetyl-ADP-ribose deacetylase: MRIEAVAGDITGQDVDAVVNAANSTLLGGGGVDGAIHAAAGPGLLAACRELRRTVLPDGLPTGDAVATGAGRLAARWVIHTVGPDARAGQTDPALLRSCFARSLDVAAEVGARTVAFPAVSAGVYGWPAGTVADVAVRAVRDWDAAHPGAVDLARFVLFSPGVLAAFEAALGA, from the coding sequence ATGCGCATCGAGGCCGTGGCCGGCGACATCACCGGGCAGGACGTGGACGCCGTCGTGAACGCCGCGAACTCCACGCTGCTGGGCGGCGGGGGCGTGGACGGCGCCATCCACGCCGCGGCCGGGCCCGGGCTGCTGGCCGCGTGCCGGGAGCTGCGCCGCACGGTGCTGCCGGACGGGCTGCCCACCGGGGACGCCGTGGCGACCGGCGCGGGGCGGCTGGCGGCGCGGTGGGTGATCCACACCGTGGGGCCGGACGCGCGGGCCGGGCAGACGGACCCGGCGCTGCTGCGGTCGTGCTTCGCGCGGTCGCTCGACGTGGCGGCGGAGGTCGGGGCGCGGACGGTCGCGTTCCCCGCGGTGAGCGCGGGCGTCTACGGCTGGCCGGCGGGCACGGTCGCGGACGTCGCGGTGCGGGCGGTGCGCGACTGGGACGCCGCGCACCCGGGTGCGGTGGACCTCGCGCGGTTCGTGCTGTTCTCGCCGGGGGTGCTGGCGGCGTTCGAGGCGGCGCTCGGGGCCTGA
- a CDS encoding GNAT family N-acetyltransferase: MQIRRAHEDDWPSVREVRLRALREDPAAFGSSLAREEMFTESHWRMRVRGAATWLAVDDDGVPRGLVGMIQEPGSPTSDRHVVQLWVAPEVRRRGIGWALLDAVRAAARAEGASTVSLWVADGNHAAGDLYVRAGFERTNERHAATPSRVEERLVLRLG, from the coding sequence GTGCAGATCCGGCGGGCCCACGAGGACGACTGGCCGAGCGTGCGCGAGGTCCGGCTGCGCGCCCTCCGGGAGGACCCGGCGGCGTTCGGCTCGTCGCTGGCGCGCGAGGAGATGTTCACGGAGTCGCACTGGCGGATGCGCGTGCGCGGCGCCGCGACCTGGCTGGCCGTCGACGACGACGGCGTGCCGCGCGGCCTCGTCGGCATGATCCAGGAGCCGGGCTCCCCCACGTCGGACCGGCACGTCGTGCAGCTCTGGGTCGCACCGGAGGTCCGCCGCCGCGGGATCGGGTGGGCGCTGCTCGACGCCGTGCGGGCGGCGGCCCGCGCCGAGGGGGCGTCGACGGTGTCGCTGTGGGTCGCGGACGGCAACCACGCGGCGGGCGACCTGTACGTGCGGGCGGGGTTCGAGCGGACGAACGAGCGGCACGCCGCGACGCCGTCCCGGGTGGAGGAGCGGCTGGTCCTGCGCCTGGGGTGA
- the dtd gene encoding D-aminoacyl-tRNA deacylase — MRAVVQRATRASVTVDGEVVGSFDGPGLVVLVGVTPGDGPAQVEHIARKIAELRILRDERSAVEVGAPVLVVSQFTLYGDARKGRRPTWNAAAPGLVAEPLVDAVVADLRARGLTVATGVFGADMAVELVNDGPVTLLLESAPGD; from the coding sequence GTGAGGGCGGTCGTCCAGCGGGCCACGCGCGCGTCCGTGACCGTCGACGGCGAGGTCGTCGGGTCGTTCGACGGCCCCGGCCTGGTCGTGCTGGTCGGCGTCACGCCGGGCGACGGGCCGGCGCAGGTCGAGCACATCGCCCGGAAGATCGCCGAGCTGCGCATCCTGCGCGACGAGCGGTCCGCGGTCGAGGTCGGGGCGCCCGTGCTGGTGGTCAGCCAGTTCACGCTCTACGGCGACGCCCGCAAGGGCCGCCGCCCCACGTGGAACGCCGCCGCGCCGGGACTGGTCGCAGAGCCGCTGGTCGACGCGGTGGTCGCGGACCTGCGGGCGCGCGGGCTCACCGTCGCGACCGGGGTCTTCGGGGCGGACATGGCCGTCGAGCTGGTGAACGACGGGCCGGTGACGCTGCTGCTGGAGTCGGCGCCGGGGGACTGA
- a CDS encoding asparaginase, protein MPRPGGPQIAQRLHDAAAAVVARHAEGAGDVGSAAVPLARVVRGDLVESVHAGHLVVLGPDGDVRLALGDPEVTVLARSSLKPLQAVGMLRAGLDLDGVHLALACASHDGTPEHLRVVRETLLAFGLDESDLDNTPDMPLDPDAAFAWRQDGHGPEPVAQNCSGKHAAMLATCLTHAGEPGWEPAGYREPEHPVQVACRAAIEELTGAQAWHTTVDGCGAALFSTTLIGLARAFARIATAPEREPGTPPARVATAMSAHPGLVGGERRDVTRAMRAVPGLVAKDGADGVYAAGLPDGSALAFKVADGGPRPRPAVLAAALRVAGVEASLVAALGDVPVLGHGEPVGAVVPTFGPAA, encoded by the coding sequence GTGCCGCGTCCCGGCGGCCCGCAGATCGCTCAGCGGCTGCACGACGCCGCGGCCGCGGTGGTCGCGCGGCACGCCGAGGGGGCCGGCGACGTCGGCTCGGCCGCGGTGCCGCTGGCCCGCGTGGTCCGCGGCGACCTCGTCGAGTCGGTGCACGCCGGGCACCTCGTCGTGCTCGGGCCGGACGGCGACGTGCGGCTCGCGCTCGGCGACCCGGAGGTCACCGTGCTCGCGCGGTCCTCGCTCAAGCCGCTGCAGGCGGTGGGGATGCTGCGCGCCGGGCTCGACCTGGACGGCGTGCACCTCGCGCTCGCCTGCGCCAGCCACGACGGCACCCCGGAGCACCTGCGGGTGGTCCGCGAGACGCTGCTCGCGTTCGGGCTGGACGAGTCCGACCTCGACAACACCCCCGACATGCCGCTGGACCCGGACGCCGCGTTCGCCTGGCGGCAGGACGGTCACGGCCCCGAGCCGGTCGCGCAGAACTGCTCCGGGAAGCACGCCGCGATGCTCGCGACCTGCCTGACCCACGCCGGCGAACCCGGCTGGGAGCCCGCGGGCTACCGCGAGCCGGAGCACCCCGTCCAGGTCGCCTGCCGCGCCGCGATCGAGGAGCTCACCGGCGCCCAGGCCTGGCACACCACCGTCGACGGCTGCGGCGCCGCGCTGTTCTCGACGACGCTGATCGGCCTCGCCCGGGCGTTCGCGCGGATCGCCACGGCCCCGGAGCGCGAGCCCGGCACGCCGCCCGCGCGGGTCGCGACGGCGATGTCCGCGCACCCCGGGCTGGTCGGCGGGGAGCGGCGGGACGTCACCCGCGCGATGCGCGCCGTGCCGGGGCTGGTCGCGAAGGACGGTGCCGACGGCGTCTACGCCGCGGGGCTGCCCGACGGGTCCGCGCTCGCGTTCAAGGTCGCCGACGGCGGCCCGCGCCCACGCCCGGCCGTGCTCGCGGCGGCGCTGCGGGTCGCGGGGGTCGAGGCGTCGCTCGTGGCCGCGCTCGGTGACGTGCCGGTGCTCGGGCACGGCGAGCCCGTCGGCGCGGTGGTGCCGACGTTCGGGCCCGCCGCGTGA
- a CDS encoding DUF2516 family protein, with product MIFGSVQVLLLLAFSLVILVLAVWALVDALRRPASAFTTAGKRTKQVWTIVLAFATVVAFLAVPPPLGFAFLPLFLALLSAVAAIVYLVDVRPAIAPYSGRRGGGRGSGGSGGGPSRGGW from the coding sequence GTGATCTTCGGCTCCGTGCAGGTCCTCCTGCTGCTCGCCTTCAGCCTCGTCATCCTCGTGCTGGCGGTCTGGGCGCTCGTCGACGCGCTCCGGCGCCCGGCGTCCGCGTTCACCACGGCCGGCAAGCGGACCAAGCAGGTCTGGACCATCGTGCTGGCGTTCGCGACCGTGGTCGCGTTCCTCGCCGTGCCGCCGCCGCTCGGCTTCGCGTTCCTCCCGCTGTTCCTCGCGCTGCTCAGCGCGGTCGCCGCGATCGTCTACCTGGTGGACGTGCGCCCGGCGATCGCGCCGTACTCGGGGCGGCGCGGCGGCGGGCGCGGGTCCGGCGGCTCGGGCGGCGGTCCCTCCCGCGGCGGGTGGTGA